ACAGGCGCTCCCAGAGTTGCACCCATGCCTGATTTGGTTTGTCAATTTTTGATGCGCCGGGATACGTTTTCGTAATCAAAATCATGACCATCCATCAATGCAAGTACTCACTTACCGGATGAACCTTTTTTGTTATAGTAAAAACCAATTGGTATTGACCATCGTTAAATAACTGTTGTTCTATGTTTGTATTCGCTTGAAAAAGGAGATTTCTGATGAACCGACATCATTTTGCGTACATTGTTGTATTTGTATTAACGGTTGTTTGTTTGCCGCTGACGGCCCGGGTCGGTTTTGCGGCGGAGACGCTGGCGTCTCGCCCCGTCGAAACGTTTGTGTTTAAAAATGGATATAGCCTGGCGGCGATTGAAGTCGACTTTCCGACCAAAATCGGCGTGTATCAAGTTACTCCGTTGCCTGACTCGGCGCTGGGCAGTTTTTGGCTCACTTGGCCTGAGGGAACGGAAATTAAAAACGTCAAAGCAACGGTAGCCGAAACGGAAACCGATGTTGACGCCGCCAGCATCGCAGAATTGCTTGAAGCCAACATCGGCGCCAGCGTTCAAGTGGCGGATGAAGACACCTGGTATAAGGGCGTAATCGTTTCTGTTCCTAAACGCAGCGAGGGTCCGATCATTTACCCGCAAGATGACAAAACCATTCCAGCGCCAAACCCCGATGAGCGCGGCGACGTGGTCATTCTGAAAGACGGCGCTCAGCGCTTTGTCTTGAATATTCGCTCAATTAATAAAATCCGTTTTTTAGACGACGAAGCGGGAATGAAACTCAAACGGCTTTCGCGGCAAAATGTGATTGAGTTTGAAGTGACGAAGACCTTCAGCGAGCTGGGAAAGCATTTGCAAATTCAATATCTGGCGAACGGATTGTCATGGTCGCCAAGTTATGTGGTTGACATCACCAATGAAGGCAAAGCGTTGATTTCCGCGAAGGCTGTTCTGGTCAATGATTTGATTGGGTTGGATGATACCCGCGCGGAACTGGTGACGGGGTATCCGCATCTGGCGTATGCCGACAAGAGCAGCCACTTTACGCTGACGCCCTTACAGCAACTCATGCAGCAAATTCAAGCGGGAAGCGGCGTGCAAGAACGCTTTGCCTATGACACTGTAAGCAATAATTCCAGATCGTTTGGGTATGCAATGGCAAAAGCGCCGTCGATGCCCTCACAGACGCTTGAAGGCGAGGCGGAAGAAGATTTGTTTTTCTATCCAATTGAAAACGTCACATTGAAAAAAGGCGAGCGCGGCTATTATCCGCTCTTCGCCGCTGAAGCGCCTTATCAACATTTATATACAGTGGCGCTGCCGGATGCGATTCAGCCTGAGGTTTATTTGCGCAATCGCGGCGGGATGCCGGAAGCGCCCGACCCGGTGGTTTGGCATACGCTCAAACTCGTAAATGAATCGAACTCGCCATGGACGACAGCGCCCGCGATGACGATGAAAAATGGTCGGATACTGGGTCAAGACGCCATCCGCTACACGCCGCGCGGGGCGACGATTGATTTGAAAATCACGCAGGCGGTCTCGGTGAAAGCGGAACATAACGAATATGAGATTGAACGCGATCCGAACCCGTTCCAGATTGGGACGGTGAGTTACGCCAAAATTCGCGTCAAAGGCGAAGTGGTTGTGACCAATTTCAAAGATGAAGCCATCGAATTAGAAGTAGAAAAAATCGTGACTGGCGAAGTGGTTGAGGTTGAAGGCGGGCCGAAGGTCAAAAAACTTGTCAAAGGCCTGCAAAATGTGAATCCCCAAACACAATTGACCTGGGAACAGACGGTGGAACCGGGCGTCGATAATGCGTTGCGGATTGAGTACACTTATTCCGTTTATGTGCGGATGTAATCGAGCCTGTGTCATTGACTAAAGGGGTGGCGAGCCAAGGCGTCGCGAAATGAAGGCAGCCCTTGATGCAACGAATCAAAAATATCAGCCCTGTAGGGGCGCAACGTGTTGCGCCCGAATCCCCCCTGACGCTTTCAGCGCCGGCCCCCCCCTTAAAAAGGGGGGCTAAAAGTTTTAAGCCAATGACATTGGCTTTTTGAGGGGGGAGCAGCGATAGAAATATCTATGATCATTCGATCCGCACAGAATTAGAGCAACAAAAATAACAACCCTCATCCTCACCTTCTCCCAGAGGGAGAAGGGATCACATTTCTCGTTTTAGGACGCGTACGCCTGGATGAGTTCTGATGTGCGCTGGCGGGCTTCGGCGTCTGCGATGTGGATGTCTTCCAGTGTGTAATCCAAAGCCGGTTTGTGTTTGTTCATGCTGGCTTCCAACAAACGGGGAATCGCGCCGAATGGGATGCGTTCGTTTAGAAACGCATCCACCACTTCCTCATTGGCGACGGACAAATACGCCGGCATGGTGCCGCCGATGCGGGCGGCTTCATAACACAAGCGCAGGCAGGGGAAACTGTCCATATCCGGCGGGAAGAAGGTCAGGTTGGGCGTATCGAGCAGGTTGAGTTTTCGTCCGGTGCGTTCGATGCGCTCCGGGTAGGACAGCGCGTATTGAATGGGCGTACGCATGTCGGCGTCGCCCAGTTGCGCCATGATGGAGCCATCGAAAAATTCGACCATCGAATGGATGATCGACTGAGGGTGCACCACCACGTCGATGCAGTCGAGCGGTTGGTTGAACAGATGGTGGGCTTCGATGACTTCGAGGCCTTTATTAAATAGCGTGGCCGAATCAATGGTGATTTTCGCCCCCATGTCCCAGGTGGGGTGGTTGAGGGCTTCTTCGACTTTCACATTCTCGAACTGATCCGGCGTCTGGCCGCGAAACGGGCCGCCGGACGCCGTGAGGATGATTTTTAACACTTCGCTGTGGTCGCCGCACTGCAAGCATTGCCAGATGGCGCTGTGTTCGCTGTCGATGGGGATGATCGGCGAATTGCTGTCGCGGGCGACTTTCATTAACAGGTCGCCTGCCATCGCGAGCACCTCTTTGTTGGCCAGGGCGATCTGCATTCCCTCGCTGGCGGCCTCGAAGGTCGGCTTGAAGCCCGCCGCGCCAACGGTGGCGATGACGGCGGTGTCTGCGTCGCAGGCTTGGGCTATTTCGCAAAACGAATTCGGGCCATACAGGAACTCGGTTTTTTGCGGCAGGGTATCTTGGGGGTATTCTTTGGCGGCGTCTTCATCCGATACGGCGGCCCATTTGGGTTTGAATTCTGTAATTTGCTCTTGTAGTAGGGTCGTATTCCGCCTGGTGGCGATTCCGGCTATTTCAAATTTGTCCGTGTGGTTTCGTACGACATCCAACACTTGTTGCCCAATCGAACCTGTCGAACCTAATAATAATAACCGTTTCATGCGGTAAAATTTATCCCCATTTGTTTGTGTTGTTTATTAAAGAGTATAGGAAAAGCGTACTTAAACAAATCCTTCTGAAACAAGCAAGTCGCAAGATATTGTTTCAAGAGCTGTAAATCAATTACTCGATAAACATCTGTTCAATCGACCTGCGATGAAAATTCGCGAATTTTATTTAAGGGTGCACAATATATTGTGATTGCGCATTGGGGGCGGCTCAGCATGTTGGGGGTCGCAGTGGCCGAAGTCTTGACTGGCATAACCCATACACATATAATAGGTTAGTTACGCTTGGGCGATATAATTTCATTTCTTGCCCATCACCCGCACGTTAATTTTTAATCAGGGTTTGAGGAACTGTTCATGGCAAAAGATAAGCAGCCTTCCAATGCAAATTATGATGAGAGCAATATTGTTGTTCTCGAGGGACTTCAAGCCGTCCGTAAGCGTCCCGCGATGTACATCGGCAGCACCAGCACTGACGGCCTTCATCACCTCGTCTATGAAGTTGTAGACAACTCGATTGATGAAGCCGGCGCCGGGCATGGCTCAACGATTGACGTAACCATTCACTATGACAATTCGATCACGGTTGCCGACGAAGGGCGCGGCATCCCTGTGGGGCAACATAAAAACTATCCCGATAAATCCGCGATGGAAGTTGTTTTGACCGTGCTTCACGCGGGCGGCAAGTTTGATAATAACTCCTATAAGACGTCTGGTGGTTTGCACGGCGTGGGTATCTCCGTTGTGAATGCGCTGTCTGAATCATTGGTCGCTGAAGTAAAACGCGCCGGTGAAATCCATTATCAAAAATTTGAACGCGGGTTGCCGGTTGGGCCAATCGAAGTGATTGGCAAAACCAAAGACACCGGGACGAAAATTCTCTTTAAGCCAGACACGAAAATATTTGAAGAGACAGTCTTTTCGTATGATGTGTTGGCGACCCGCTTGCGTGAATTGGCGTTCTTAAACCGGGGCGTCACTATCAACCTGACCGATGAGCGCGAAGAAGACAAAAAAGCCGTTTTCCATTTTGAGGGCGGCATTAACGAGTTTGTGAAGTACCTCAACAAAAGCAAGAACATCATTAACCCCGACCCTATTTATTTTTGTAAAGAACGCGAAATTAAAGTTGTTGACGGCCCGAACGAATCGGTCGCCGTCGAAATTTCGATGCAGTATAACGATAGTTACCAGGAAAACATTTTCTCATTTGCCAACAACATTAATACCCGCGAAGGCGGGACCCACCTGATCGGGTTTCGCAGCGCTCTCACGCGTACGACCAACGATTACATCAAGCGCAACGATCTGATTAAGAAAAGCAAGAACGAAATATCCATCACCGGCGAAGATTTGCGCGAAGGATTGACTTGCGTTATTTCGGTCAAGATTTCAAACCCGCAGTTCGAGGGCCAAACCAAAACCAAATTGGGCAACAGCGAAGTCAAAGGCTTGGTCGAGTCGATTGTGAATGAAGGGTTGTCGGAGTTTTTTGAAGAGAACCCTTCGGTCGCGAAGAAGATCGCCAATAAAGTCATCAGCGCGGCCCAAGCGCGCGACGCGGCCCGTAATGCGCGCAACCTGGCGCGGCGTAAAAATATTTTAGACGGCGGCGGGCTGCCGGGCAAATTGGCGGATTGCTCAGAAAAACAGCCGGAATTATGCGAAATATTCATGGTGGAAGGCGACTCAGCCGGCGGGTCGGCCAAGCAAGGCCGCAACCGTCGCTTCCAGGCGATTCTTCCGCTCAAAGGTAAAATTCTCAACGTCGAAAAAGCGCGCTTGGACAAGGTGCTTGCGAATGAGGAAATCCAAACGATTATCACCGCTATTGGCGCGAACGTGGGCGAGGCGGATTTTGACTTGAGCAAATGCCGCTACCACAAGATGATTATTATGACCGATGCGGACGTCGACGGCGCCCACATTCGGACGTTATTGTTGACGTTCTTCTTCCGTCAGATGCCGCAACTAATCGAGTCAGGCCGCATCTATATCGCGCAGCCGCCGCTCTACCGCATCAAAAAAGGGAAAAAAGAACAGTACATTGATACGGACCGCGATTTAGAACTCTATCTGATGCAATTGGGTATTGACAGCGTCGAGTGTTTCCCCATTCGCGACGGCGAAGAACAAAAAGCCATGCCGCCCGCGCAATTTAAAGAACTGTTGACTGGCATCCAACAACTCGACCGCTTTGACAAGCGCTTGCGGCGCCGCGGATTGTCGCTTCATCATCTGTTGCAAGCCCGCGCAGACAATAAAAACACCTTGCCGCTCTACCGAATCGAACATGAGGGCAAGGCGGAATACGCGTTCTCGGAAAAAGAATACGCGCAGATTATCGCGCGCTATCAGGTCGCTGAAGAACCTGGCGCCGAAGAAAAACCGCAACCCGAAAAACCGGAGTTTCATGCGACTGAGTTTTTTGAAGCAGGCGAACTTGAAGCCATTATCAAGAAGATTGAAAAATCCGGCATTGACCTTTTGCTCCATTGGCCGCAGTTAGAAGAAGTAAACGGCAATGGGCGTAAACATGGGAAAAACAACGGCAAAGAAGACGAAGACGAAGATGCGGTTCCGCCCATCTACCGGATGGAAGACAAAGCCAACCAAGAGGCGAGCCAATATTTGACTGATGTCTTGCACTTTGTCCGCCAAGCGGGCGGGCGTGGTATCGACGTGCAGCGTTACAAGGGATTGGGTGAAATGAACCCGGACCAATTGTGGAACACCACCATGGACCCGGAAACACGCACCATCTTGCGCGTGAACATGGATGACGCCGTTGAAGCAGAAGAAATCTTTACGATCTTGATGGGCGACGCGGTCGAACCTCGACGCAATTTTATTCAAGAACACGCGCCAGAAGTTGCATTCATCGACATCTAGAGTGGATTTTAGAATGGTACGCATCGTTAAAAATCTGGAGAGCATTTCATCATACGCCGCAGCATGAGCCGGCCTCTTACTTTATTCCTTTTGGCAACGACTATCGCGGCGTGGGTATGCGGCAACGCATTTTCCGCGCCGCTGACTCATTTGCAGAAGTTGCTGGATGAGTTTCCCGACCGTCAAGCGCAGTGTTTGCGCGAAGTCGCTGAGTCAAACAACGCTCCACTTTTTCTACGTGGCGCCGCGAAACTGTTTCTCGGCGAGCCCACCGAAGACTCGCTTGCTTCTCTCACTGCCGTCTCAGGCGACCAATTAAGCATGATGGATGCCACCGTTATGCTGCGAATTTTGTTGGTTGAAGACTACGCCGAATCGGTTCCCGACAATGTACGCGCCATCCTCGAAGCAAACCTGATCGAGTTTTTTCAGAAACGCGAAGATGTGCTTCTGAACGAACTGGATGTGCGCGAGCCGGAAAGCCGCTTCGTCCTGCGCCACACGCTGAGGTTGTTGTGGGCGCAATATGCAAAGTCGCGTGAAGTGGTTTTTTCGCTGGCGGGCGAACAAGATGCGGCGGCGGCTTATCAAGCGTCTCTCGGTCAAATGCGTGAATGGCTGGCGCAGCGGTTGCAATACGGTTTGGTTGATCGTGGTTCGGCGTATCGAAACCGAACGCTCTCTTGCTTATTATTATTGTATGATGCGACGGAAGTTGATGAGTTGCGCAGGCAAGTGGAAGTGTGTCTCGACGGCGCCGCAGCAGACTGGGCGCAGGAATCGCTTGATGGGGTGTGGGGAGGCGCGCGGTTGCGCTCGCTGGAGTCGATTTCCCCTCTGCCAGGCGACCGCGCCGGATTTATCTGGTTCGGTTCCAAACAGCGCGACCTGTCGGGCGTGGCGGACCCTGCTGCTTTACATTTGAGTGCAAGCCAATACCGGCCTCCAGCGGCGGTGATTCGCATCGGCGCCGAGCGTGAGGAGCGCGCGGCCTATGAGGTCAAGACGCGTTACTTTGAATCCCCACAAGGCGATCATCAGGAAGGCCGAAAATATGCCTATGTTGATCCTGATTTCATACTCGGTTCATTCGTTTTGCGAGACGAAGCCGTCCCCTGGCAGTCGCGCCCCTGGGAACTGACATTGTGGGACGGCGACAGCGCGGAAAATCGCATTTTCGCCTTTGCCGGGCGGCAGTTTTTTAGCGGCGCCCGCCCGCCGTACGACGCCGGGTATGACCAGTGGAACGCCAGCGTTTATCAATACAAAAATGTGTTGTTCTCTACATTTCATCGCAGCGACTATCATCAACCGGGGAAACAAAAACTCGACCGTCGTTATCAGAAACAACCCGTGAGGATATGGATCGACCGCAGCCTGCAGCCGGTTGAATTTAAAGACGGCTGGTGGTTCGCCCGCTTGGGCGGCGTCTATTTGGCGTTTCGGCCCATTCAGGGTCTCAGCTATTGGTGGCGCGATATCGAAACTGAATCCGGCGAAGGCGCCTCGATTCTTGCGTTGCAAGACCTGGATTCGCCCTTCTTGCTTGAAGTCGAACAAGCCGAACGCTTTCTCTCGTATGAGCGCTTTCAACAGCAAGTGGTTGATGCGCCATACATCGTTGAACACAATTCGGTTACGTTCGTTTCGCGAAAAGGCGATGTGTTCTTGTTTCCATTGGACGGCGGCGAATTTCTGGTGAACGGCTATGAAGTCGACCCCTGGGATGACAATGACTATCAACTCTACGGCGGGCGCTTTGTTACTGCTGAACCCGGGCCGCATTCATTCAAGGCCGAGTGGAAGCCTTTTGGCGTTTTGATTGATCGCAGCGATCCGTTTTTACCGGTCCGGATTTTGAAGCCGGACCCGCAGGGCGCCGATTGGATGAAGCAAGAGGTTTCGTTTCCGTATCGCCCCCGGTGATTCGCCGTAAGCGGCTATAATAAAACTTTGATCTTGACGCAATGGTGGAAGCGACTGATATGACATTGACGACTGACATCAAACACCAAGGCTCTTGGGTGCGGGTCGGCGCCGCGCAGATGAACACCACCGTCGGCGACATTGACGGAAATGTAGCCATTATGCGCCAATGGATTCAGCGCGCGCGTAAACAGGGCGTCCAGGTTTTAGTGTTTCCTGAACTGTCTATCTGCGGGTATCCGCCCAAAGACTTGTTGCTCAAGACGCAATTTATTGAAGAACAACGGCAAGCGCTCGAAACGCTGGTTCCTGAAACCAAGGGCATGTTCGTCGTAGTCGGGCTGGTGGTCCGCGAACGCGATTCATACAACGCCGCCGCCGTGATGCACGATGGAAAGTTGCTCGGCATCGCCCGAAAAGTGGGGTTGCCGAACTATCGCGTGTTTGATGAGAAACGCTATTTTCAACGCGGCGAGTTTCTCTCGGCGTTTCATACTGATATCGCCGATGTCGGCGTGTTGATTTGCGAAGACGTTTGGCACCCGGAAATCGTGTCGCAAATCGCCGCCAGCGGCGTCGAACTCATCGTCTGCGTGTCGGCGTCTCCCTTCAGCGTGGGGCGCTCGCGCGAACGCGAAACCATGATTCAATGCCGTTGCCAAGACCATTCGGTCGGTTTTGTTTTTTGCAATTTAGTCGGCGGGCAAGACGAACTCATCTTCGACGGCAATAGCCTGATCGCTGCGCCCAGCGGGCGCATGTTGTCGCGAGGTAAATCGTTTGAAGAAGACTTGGTCGTCGCGGACATTCAATTTGAAGAAATACACCGCAACCGCTTGGCTGCTCCGATTCAGCGCGATATCGCGCCCGGTGAACCGTTGTCGCGCGAGGCGGTGCGGCTGACGGTGTCGGACGGGGAAACCCAATCGTTCGAGCGCACCGTCAAGCCGCCGTCAGACGCCAACCCCTTTTTGTACGCCGCCGGGCAAAAGTTCAACCCGGTCGAAGACGCTTACAATGCGTTGGTATTGGGCGTGGGGGATTACGTTCGCAAAAACGGATTTAAGTCGGTTGTGATTGGATTAAGCGGCGGCATCGACTCGGCGCTGACCGCGACCATCGCAGTGGATGCGCTCGGGGCGGACAACGTGGTCGGGGTTTCGATGCCCAGCCGTTATTCGTCGGGGCATAGCAAGTCGGACGCGGAAGACCTGGCCAAAAATCTGGGCATTGAATATAAACAGTTCGCCATCGAAACACTGTTTCAGACATACCTGGAATTATTTGAAGACGAATTCAAAGAAACAAAGCCTGACATTACCGAAGAGAACTTACAGGCGCGTATTCGCGGCGCATTGCTCATGGCGCTCTCGAATAAATTTGGGCACTTGGTTTTGGCAACAGGCAACAAATCCGAACTGTCGGTCGGCTATGCGACGCTATACGGCGATATGTGCGGCGGCCTCGCGGTGATTGGCGACGTGCCCAAGACGCTGGTGTTTCAGATGGCGCGTTATGTGAATCAATCGTCGGGGCGTATCCGCATCCCGGAAAACACCATTGATAAACCACCGTCAGCTGAATTGCGCGAAGACCAGAAAGACACCGACAGCCTG
This sequence is a window from Candidatus Hinthialibacter antarcticus. Protein-coding genes within it:
- a CDS encoding 1-deoxy-D-xylulose-5-phosphate reductoisomerase — protein: MKRLLLLGSTGSIGQQVLDVVRNHTDKFEIAGIATRRNTTLLQEQITEFKPKWAAVSDEDAAKEYPQDTLPQKTEFLYGPNSFCEIAQACDADTAVIATVGAAGFKPTFEAASEGMQIALANKEVLAMAGDLLMKVARDSNSPIIPIDSEHSAIWQCLQCGDHSEVLKIILTASGGPFRGQTPDQFENVKVEEALNHPTWDMGAKITIDSATLFNKGLEVIEAHHLFNQPLDCIDVVVHPQSIIHSMVEFFDGSIMAQLGDADMRTPIQYALSYPERIERTGRKLNLLDTPNLTFFPPDMDSFPCLRLCYEAARIGGTMPAYLSVANEEVVDAFLNERIPFGAIPRLLEASMNKHKPALDYTLEDIHIADAEARQRTSELIQAYAS
- the gyrB gene encoding DNA topoisomerase (ATP-hydrolyzing) subunit B produces the protein MAKDKQPSNANYDESNIVVLEGLQAVRKRPAMYIGSTSTDGLHHLVYEVVDNSIDEAGAGHGSTIDVTIHYDNSITVADEGRGIPVGQHKNYPDKSAMEVVLTVLHAGGKFDNNSYKTSGGLHGVGISVVNALSESLVAEVKRAGEIHYQKFERGLPVGPIEVIGKTKDTGTKILFKPDTKIFEETVFSYDVLATRLRELAFLNRGVTINLTDEREEDKKAVFHFEGGINEFVKYLNKSKNIINPDPIYFCKEREIKVVDGPNESVAVEISMQYNDSYQENIFSFANNINTREGGTHLIGFRSALTRTTNDYIKRNDLIKKSKNEISITGEDLREGLTCVISVKISNPQFEGQTKTKLGNSEVKGLVESIVNEGLSEFFEENPSVAKKIANKVISAAQARDAARNARNLARRKNILDGGGLPGKLADCSEKQPELCEIFMVEGDSAGGSAKQGRNRRFQAILPLKGKILNVEKARLDKVLANEEIQTIITAIGANVGEADFDLSKCRYHKMIIMTDADVDGAHIRTLLLTFFFRQMPQLIESGRIYIAQPPLYRIKKGKKEQYIDTDRDLELYLMQLGIDSVECFPIRDGEEQKAMPPAQFKELLTGIQQLDRFDKRLRRRGLSLHHLLQARADNKNTLPLYRIEHEGKAEYAFSEKEYAQIIARYQVAEEPGAEEKPQPEKPEFHATEFFEAGELEAIIKKIEKSGIDLLLHWPQLEEVNGNGRKHGKNNGKEDEDEDAVPPIYRMEDKANQEASQYLTDVLHFVRQAGGRGIDVQRYKGLGEMNPDQLWNTTMDPETRTILRVNMDDAVEAEEIFTILMGDAVEPRRNFIQEHAPEVAFIDI
- a CDS encoding NAD+ synthase encodes the protein MTLTTDIKHQGSWVRVGAAQMNTTVGDIDGNVAIMRQWIQRARKQGVQVLVFPELSICGYPPKDLLLKTQFIEEQRQALETLVPETKGMFVVVGLVVRERDSYNAAAVMHDGKLLGIARKVGLPNYRVFDEKRYFQRGEFLSAFHTDIADVGVLICEDVWHPEIVSQIAASGVELIVCVSASPFSVGRSRERETMIQCRCQDHSVGFVFCNLVGGQDELIFDGNSLIAAPSGRMLSRGKSFEEDLVVADIQFEEIHRNRLAAPIQRDIAPGEPLSREAVRLTVSDGETQSFERTVKPPSDANPFLYAAGQKFNPVEDAYNALVLGVGDYVRKNGFKSVVIGLSGGIDSALTATIAVDALGADNVVGVSMPSRYSSGHSKSDAEDLAKNLGIEYKQFAIETLFQTYLELFEDEFKETKPDITEENLQARIRGALLMALSNKFGHLVLATGNKSELSVGYATLYGDMCGGLAVIGDVPKTLVFQMARYVNQSSGRIRIPENTIDKPPSAELREDQKDTDSLPPYGILDGILYAYIEQDCSVPEIIELGYDPDLVRRIVNLVDKAEHKRRQAAIVLRVTSKAFGSDRRLPVTNKYKSG